A part of Acidimicrobiales bacterium genomic DNA contains:
- a CDS encoding IS110 family transposase, producing MERKSPKQVWRGARGTWDCRREHEPQILLVAGPSPAGHYLPKGETMEQIHDRVAGLDVHRDTVVACVRQPGPRGGTVTDKARFKTTRLGLVDLERFLAERAVALVAMEATGVYWKAVYYALEERFECWLCNAHHVKNVPGRKTDLSDSEWLADVAAHGMVRPSFVPSRPIRELRELTRYRKREIDIRGAEIARLEKVLQDAGVKLTSVASKVLTQSGRAMIEALIEGERDSATLAQLAKGKLRPRIAELEEALDGHFGPHHAIAARQILDHVDFLDQTIATLSEQIDQRTAAYQPVMELLTPVPGFDRRTIDVVIAETGADMSRFPTPEHLSSWAGLSPGNHESAGKRRRVATTAGNPWLSRALIEAARAAVRVKGSYFGAQYRQIARRRGPNKAAVAVAHSLLCLVWHLLTTGVRFEDLGSDYFERRHDPDREAARLVRQLEALGHRVTFTPAS from the coding sequence GTGGAGCGCAAGAGCCCGAAACAAGTTTGGCGCGGGGCCCGAGGGACCTGGGATTGTCGCCGCGAGCACGAACCCCAGATTCTCCTGGTTGCCGGTCCCTCCCCGGCAGGTCATTACCTGCCGAAAGGAGAGACCATGGAACAGATCCACGACCGGGTTGCTGGACTCGATGTCCATCGGGACACGGTCGTCGCCTGTGTTCGCCAGCCTGGCCCGCGTGGCGGCACGGTGACGGACAAGGCTCGCTTCAAGACGACACGTTTGGGCCTCGTTGACCTCGAGCGCTTCCTCGCCGAGCGAGCCGTCGCGCTCGTCGCGATGGAGGCAACCGGCGTCTATTGGAAGGCGGTCTACTACGCCCTCGAGGAGCGTTTCGAGTGCTGGTTGTGCAACGCCCACCACGTGAAGAACGTCCCTGGCCGCAAAACGGACCTCTCCGACTCGGAGTGGCTCGCGGACGTCGCCGCACACGGCATGGTGCGTCCGAGCTTCGTCCCGTCGCGGCCAATCCGCGAACTTCGCGAGCTCACTCGGTATCGCAAGCGCGAGATCGACATCCGAGGCGCGGAGATCGCGAGGCTCGAAAAGGTGCTCCAGGACGCTGGTGTGAAGCTCACCTCCGTTGCTTCAAAGGTGCTCACCCAGTCAGGCCGGGCGATGATCGAGGCGCTGATCGAAGGAGAGCGCGACTCGGCCACCCTTGCGCAGCTCGCAAAGGGCAAGCTGCGGCCGAGGATCGCCGAGCTCGAAGAGGCGCTCGATGGTCATTTCGGCCCGCACCATGCCATCGCCGCGCGCCAGATCCTCGATCACGTCGACTTCCTCGACCAGACGATCGCGACCCTGAGCGAGCAGATCGACCAGCGCACCGCCGCCTACCAGCCCGTGATGGAGCTCTTGACGCCCGTTCCAGGCTTCGACCGACGAACGATCGACGTCGTGATCGCCGAGACCGGAGCGGACATGAGCCGCTTCCCCACCCCCGAGCACCTTTCTTCCTGGGCGGGGCTCTCTCCGGGCAACCACGAGTCCGCCGGCAAGCGGCGCCGCGTGGCGACGACCGCGGGCAATCCTTGGCTTAGTCGGGCACTCATTGAAGCGGCGCGGGCGGCCGTGCGGGTGAAGGGCAGCTACTTCGGCGCGCAATACCGCCAGATCGCTCGGCGGCGCGGACCGAACAAGGCCGCGGTCGCCGTCGCGCACAGCTTGCTCTGCCTTGTCTGGCATCTCCTCACCACCGGCGTTCGCTTCGAAGACCTCGGCAGCGACTACTTCGAGCGTCGCCACGATCCCGATCGTGAGGCCGCTCGCCTCGTCCGTCAGCTGGAGGCGCTCGGCCACCGGGTCACCTTCACTCCCGCCAGCTAA